From a region of the Sphingopyxis sp. YR583 genome:
- the ftsZ gene encoding cell division protein FtsZ translates to MSINIGPPQVDELKPRIAVIGVGGAGGNAIANMIAARVEGVDFVVANTDAQALNASPAERRIQLGTQITQGLGAGSRPEVGRAAAEESIAQVEEALNGAHMCFVAAGMGGGTGTGAAPVIAKAARDRGILTVGVVTKPFTFEGNRRMRSAEAGIAELQDHVDTLIVIPNQNLFLVANPNTTFKEAFTMADEVLQQGVRGITDLMVMPGLINLDFADVRSVMREMGKAMMGTGEAEGDGRALEAAQKAIANPLLDGVSMAGAKGVIISITGGEDMRLMEVDEAANHIRELVDPDANIIWGSAFNDSLDGKIRVSVVATGIDGTGEAAQAAPATRSFSFAPARAATPAPVAEEVVEPAVQEEPVVEAPVAQDNDPAPGFSLGDTAEPAAAEEEPMELSQVAATYDDTADELVLDAPEAPAEYRSSPAAEAPAESPARSVGGGTLFERMSRLSRGASAPESDDGGKEDGVDIPRFLGRQNNQ, encoded by the coding sequence ATGAGCATCAATATTGGCCCGCCGCAGGTCGACGAGCTGAAGCCGCGCATCGCGGTGATCGGCGTCGGCGGCGCGGGCGGCAATGCCATCGCAAACATGATCGCGGCACGTGTCGAGGGCGTCGATTTCGTCGTCGCGAACACCGACGCGCAGGCGCTGAACGCTTCGCCGGCCGAACGCCGCATCCAGCTGGGGACGCAGATCACCCAGGGTCTGGGCGCCGGCTCGCGCCCCGAGGTCGGCCGTGCGGCCGCCGAGGAAAGCATCGCGCAGGTCGAAGAGGCGCTGAACGGCGCGCATATGTGCTTCGTTGCGGCGGGCATGGGCGGCGGCACCGGTACGGGTGCGGCGCCGGTCATCGCCAAGGCGGCGCGCGACCGCGGCATCCTGACCGTCGGCGTCGTGACCAAGCCCTTCACTTTCGAAGGCAACCGCCGGATGCGTTCGGCCGAAGCCGGCATTGCCGAGCTTCAGGATCATGTCGACACGCTGATCGTCATTCCGAACCAGAATCTCTTCCTCGTCGCCAACCCGAACACGACCTTCAAGGAAGCGTTCACGATGGCCGACGAAGTGCTGCAGCAGGGCGTGCGCGGCATCACCGACCTGATGGTCATGCCCGGCCTCATCAACCTCGACTTCGCCGACGTGCGCAGCGTGATGCGTGAGATGGGCAAGGCGATGATGGGCACCGGCGAAGCCGAAGGCGACGGCCGTGCGCTCGAAGCGGCGCAGAAGGCCATTGCCAACCCGCTGCTCGACGGCGTGTCGATGGCGGGCGCAAAGGGCGTCATCATCTCGATCACCGGCGGCGAGGACATGCGCCTGATGGAAGTCGACGAAGCCGCGAACCATATTCGCGAACTGGTCGATCCCGACGCCAACATCATCTGGGGCAGCGCGTTCAACGACAGCCTCGACGGCAAGATTCGCGTGTCGGTCGTCGCGACCGGTATCGACGGCACGGGCGAAGCGGCGCAGGCCGCACCTGCGACGCGCAGCTTCTCCTTCGCTCCCGCGCGCGCTGCAACGCCCGCGCCGGTGGCCGAAGAGGTCGTCGAACCCGCTGTCCAGGAAGAGCCCGTTGTCGAAGCTCCGGTCGCTCAGGACAATGATCCGGCGCCCGGCTTCTCGCTCGGCGACACGGCCGAACCCGCCGCGGCCGAAGAAGAGCCGATGGAATTGTCGCAGGTCGCCGCGACCTATGACGATACCGCCGACGAACTCGTGCTCGACGCGCCCGAAGCGCCGGCCGAATATCGCTCGTCGCCCGCTGCCGAGGCTCCGGCCGAATCGCCCGCACGCTCGGTCGGCGGTGGCACCTTGTTCGAACGCATGTCGCGTCTCTCGCGTGGGGCTTCGGCACCCGAAAGCGACGATGGCGGCAAGGAAGACGGGGTCGATATCCCGCGCTTCCTCGGGCGGCAAAACAACCAGTAA
- the ftsA gene encoding cell division protein FtsA: MPPPRIEKIITALDVGSWKVCALIAGQTADGALHVLGTGQRESRGVQRGYVADMEQTEHIVREAIEQAERIAGLNIDDVWVSFSAGGLLSDVAPIESELGGHRIEQEDIDDLLAAGRAGIDPEGRMILHAQPALYTLDGLTGVKNPIGLHADRLGVDIHIIMADGAPVRNLESAVRQAHLDVNAVVASPIAAGLACLSDEERDLGVALVELGAAVTTVSLYAGGMLVEMASLPFGASDITDDIASAFGIRRSQAQRLQSFYGSASASPRDNNEIIELEPGAPSGSDSPRITRAQLVAVIRQRLDAMMGEIGRTLKDLHFVGPIGRQVVLVGGGADLKGIADYTQVALGRAARVGRPRGLHGLPDAHSGPAFATLAGLVLYAASDPVDLRDLPMMAQDVYKPAGTSILHRLMAALKSSF; this comes from the coding sequence ATGCCGCCGCCGCGCATCGAAAAGATCATCACCGCGCTCGATGTCGGGTCGTGGAAGGTCTGCGCGCTGATCGCGGGCCAGACCGCCGATGGCGCGTTGCATGTGCTCGGTACCGGCCAGCGCGAAAGCCGCGGCGTCCAGCGCGGTTATGTCGCCGACATGGAGCAGACCGAGCATATCGTGCGCGAGGCGATCGAGCAGGCCGAACGCATCGCAGGGCTCAATATCGACGACGTCTGGGTCAGCTTCTCGGCAGGCGGGCTCCTCAGCGATGTCGCGCCGATCGAAAGCGAACTCGGCGGCCACCGCATCGAGCAGGAGGACATCGACGACCTGCTCGCCGCGGGCCGCGCGGGCATCGATCCCGAGGGGCGCATGATCCTCCATGCCCAACCCGCGCTCTACACGCTCGACGGCCTCACCGGCGTCAAGAACCCGATCGGCCTCCACGCCGATCGCCTCGGCGTCGATATCCATATCATCATGGCCGACGGCGCGCCGGTGCGGAACCTCGAGTCCGCCGTCCGTCAGGCACATCTCGACGTCAACGCCGTCGTGGCGTCACCGATCGCCGCGGGGCTCGCCTGCCTGTCGGACGAGGAACGCGACCTCGGCGTCGCACTTGTCGAGCTTGGCGCAGCGGTGACCACCGTTTCGCTCTATGCCGGCGGCATGCTCGTCGAAATGGCATCGCTGCCTTTCGGCGCCAGCGACATCACCGACGACATCGCCTCGGCTTTCGGCATCCGCCGCAGCCAGGCGCAGCGGCTGCAAAGCTTCTATGGCTCGGCATCGGCGTCGCCGCGCGACAATAACGAGATTATCGAACTCGAACCCGGCGCGCCGTCGGGCAGCGATTCTCCGCGTATCACGCGGGCGCAGCTTGTCGCGGTGATCCGCCAGCGGCTCGACGCGATGATGGGCGAGATCGGCCGGACGCTGAAGGATCTGCACTTCGTCGGCCCGATCGGGCGGCAGGTAGTGCTCGTCGGCGGCGGCGCCGACCTCAAAGGCATCGCCGACTATACACAGGTGGCGCTTGGCCGCGCCGCGCGCGTCGGGCGACCGCGCGGCTTGCACGGCCTGCCCGATGCGCATAGTGGCCCCGCTTTCGCGACGCTCGCGGGTCTGGTTCTCTATGCCGCATCGGACCCCGTCGACCTGCGCGACCTGCCGATGATGGCACAGGATGTGTACAAGCCGGCGGGGACTTCGATCCTCCACCGCCTCATGGCGGCACTTAAGAGCAGTTTTTGA
- a CDS encoding SPOR domain-containing protein, whose protein sequence is MRQVKLTAKPVRARYYVRALGALLLGAAAVPSAHAQVTPPDAATKAAMEKRTAARALLSSALARIGSNNSDTSALLDAGRASIELEDYRAALGFLVRAEQASPRDGAVKAALGSAMVHSENPTRALDYFGEAQLLGAPERLFLADRGLARDLLGQQDAAQRDYQLALSIAPNDELTRRYALSLGISGDPDRAIQLLTPQLRAQDRGAWRLRAMILAMNGRDKEATEILNATMPPAMAQNIQPYLTQMDRLNPAQQAAAAHFGRFPDGQLGPKRKPVQMAAATPAPAPPVAATTAKRAPAADGRQTGRRAVATPTPTPPKPKVESTPAATPAPSPRPPAAASATSVPTAAPAAASTTGAPVLQSPFQQPIRPRSEILVAPVTPTPKPQSATPASGPAPATMAAASTPTGPGVNADRGPVGPGFSIADMGRSAAAVPPASSPIASTAIEPAATAMAAPVSAPAAAVPAPVSAAPLASLADIVGSIEIPAEELAQSDNAVGADTLARLMDDKRKAEAAEAAKREKDAAAAKAKADADAKAKEEAAEKKANPARIWVQVATGANAKALATDFGKFAKKSPAMFKGKSGATTEWGKTRRLLVGPFKDRNAAQGWLADYKKAGGDGFLFNSEAGQSVDPVK, encoded by the coding sequence ATGCGGCAGGTGAAATTGACGGCGAAGCCGGTGCGCGCGCGCTATTATGTTCGCGCGCTCGGTGCGCTGTTGCTCGGGGCGGCCGCCGTCCCGTCCGCGCACGCGCAGGTTACGCCGCCCGACGCAGCGACGAAGGCGGCGATGGAAAAGCGGACGGCGGCGCGCGCGCTTCTGTCCTCGGCCCTCGCTCGCATCGGTTCGAACAACAGCGACACCTCGGCCCTGCTCGACGCCGGCCGCGCGTCGATCGAGCTTGAGGATTATCGCGCCGCGCTCGGCTTCCTCGTCCGCGCCGAACAGGCGAGCCCGCGCGACGGCGCGGTCAAGGCCGCGCTCGGTTCGGCGATGGTCCATTCGGAAAATCCGACGCGCGCGCTCGACTATTTCGGCGAGGCGCAATTGCTCGGCGCGCCCGAGCGGCTTTTCCTTGCCGACCGCGGCCTCGCGCGCGACCTTTTGGGGCAACAGGACGCGGCGCAGCGCGACTATCAACTGGCATTGTCGATCGCACCGAACGACGAATTGACGCGGCGCTATGCGCTCTCGCTTGGGATCAGCGGCGATCCCGATCGCGCCATCCAGCTTCTGACGCCGCAATTGCGTGCGCAGGACCGCGGCGCATGGCGCCTGCGCGCGATGATCCTCGCGATGAACGGGCGCGACAAGGAAGCGACCGAGATCCTCAACGCGACGATGCCGCCCGCAATGGCGCAGAATATCCAGCCCTATCTGACCCAGATGGATCGGCTCAATCCGGCGCAGCAGGCGGCTGCCGCACATTTCGGCCGTTTTCCGGATGGGCAGCTTGGGCCAAAGCGCAAGCCTGTACAGATGGCGGCTGCGACACCGGCGCCGGCTCCTCCGGTCGCCGCAACGACCGCGAAGCGCGCCCCAGCCGCCGATGGGCGCCAGACGGGCCGGCGTGCGGTCGCCACTCCGACGCCGACACCCCCGAAGCCCAAGGTTGAATCGACGCCGGCCGCGACGCCGGCCCCTTCGCCGAGGCCGCCTGCTGCGGCATCTGCGACGTCCGTTCCGACCGCCGCTCCGGCCGCCGCCTCGACGACGGGAGCGCCTGTGCTGCAGTCGCCGTTCCAACAGCCGATTCGCCCGCGATCGGAAATCCTGGTGGCGCCGGTCACGCCGACGCCCAAGCCGCAATCGGCAACGCCTGCGTCGGGACCCGCGCCCGCAACCATGGCTGCGGCATCGACGCCGACCGGCCCCGGCGTCAACGCCGACAGGGGCCCTGTTGGTCCGGGCTTTTCGATCGCGGACATGGGCCGTTCGGCGGCTGCAGTTCCTCCAGCGTCGTCACCGATAGCATCCACCGCGATCGAACCCGCGGCGACCGCCATGGCGGCTCCCGTTTCCGCCCCCGCGGCTGCCGTGCCTGCGCCTGTTTCGGCTGCGCCGCTCGCCTCGCTGGCCGATATCGTCGGTTCGATCGAGATTCCGGCCGAAGAATTGGCCCAGTCGGACAATGCGGTCGGCGCCGACACACTCGCCAGGCTGATGGACGACAAGCGCAAGGCTGAGGCGGCCGAAGCGGCGAAGCGCGAAAAGGATGCCGCTGCGGCAAAAGCCAAGGCCGATGCCGATGCGAAGGCAAAGGAAGAGGCCGCGGAGAAAAAGGCGAATCCCGCGCGCATCTGGGTTCAGGTCGCGACCGGCGCCAATGCCAAGGCGCTCGCGACCGATTTCGGCAAATTCGCGAAGAAAAGCCCTGCCATGTTCAAGGGCAAGTCGGGTGCCACCACCGAATGGGGCAAGACCCGCCGTCTGCTCGTCGGCCCGTTCAAGGACCGCAACGCCGCACAGGGCTGGCTGGCCGATTATAAAAAGGCCGGCGGCGACGGCTTCCTTTTCAACAGCGAGGCGGGTCAGTCCGTCGATCCGGTCAAGTGA